A single Ignavibacteriales bacterium DNA region contains:
- a CDS encoding lysophospholipid acyltransferase family protein, giving the protein MHQLHIESLILSKYPGFPGRLLRPLKSFIFLLTRKILKVKDINSFLTHAKGKSGIDFIDEIFEYLDFSYILSAKDRDKIKSEGRVVIISNHPLGGLDGLALVKLISEIRPDVKIVVNDFLLNIEELKQFFLPYDLTTPKAQSRNVRAIIDYLNHDHAVIIFPAGVVSRFGLKGIHDGKWNKGFLFFAKATNSPILPLYIEGRNTVLFYLVGLFSSLLSMLMLPRELFKKKRSSIKITIGNPIPPASFSNSIKDDKTTLKLLRKHLFRIAKNKPGIFKTEKNIIHPVGKKELKKQILQADVLGETSDGKLIVLLDSERAPDVMREIGRLRELTFRKVGEGTGKRIDLDYFDKIYRQIVLWDDSELEIAGAYRIGECSRIYPDHKLYGIYSASLFTFSEELTGKLHASLELGRSFVNAKYWNSHALDYLWQGIGSYLAVNPQIKYLFGPVSISNAYPQAAKELLVFFFRKYFSPADSSVLAKNPFFISPAKEKELSELFSTGYYRADFLTLKNQLKILGFSVPVLLKQYTELCEPGGVTIYDFNIDPDFENCIDGLILVEVEKLKEQKRARYIKSSYTKAV; this is encoded by the coding sequence ATGCATCAGTTACATATTGAGTCACTTATTTTATCAAAGTATCCCGGCTTTCCCGGCAGACTTCTGCGGCCGCTAAAATCATTTATATTTCTTCTTACCAGGAAAATCCTTAAAGTTAAAGATATTAATTCATTTCTCACTCATGCTAAGGGTAAATCAGGCATTGATTTCATTGACGAAATTTTTGAATACCTTGATTTTTCATATATCCTGAGCGCAAAAGACAGGGACAAAATAAAAAGCGAAGGGCGTGTTGTTATTATTTCTAACCATCCGCTCGGCGGGCTGGATGGTCTAGCACTTGTGAAACTTATCAGTGAAATCAGGCCTGATGTAAAGATTGTAGTGAATGACTTCCTGCTGAATATTGAGGAACTGAAACAATTCTTCCTGCCGTATGATCTCACGACTCCCAAAGCGCAGAGCCGGAATGTCAGAGCTATCATTGATTATCTGAATCATGACCATGCAGTTATAATCTTCCCTGCCGGTGTGGTCTCACGCTTCGGACTGAAGGGCATCCATGATGGCAAATGGAATAAGGGTTTTCTCTTTTTCGCGAAAGCAACCAACTCCCCCATTCTGCCGCTTTATATTGAGGGAAGAAATACCGTTCTATTTTATCTGGTCGGGCTTTTCAGCAGTCTGCTTTCGATGCTTATGCTGCCAAGGGAATTATTTAAGAAAAAGCGGTCATCAATCAAAATTACCATCGGTAACCCGATACCTCCTGCATCATTTTCCAATTCGATAAAAGATGACAAGACAACATTAAAACTCCTCCGAAAGCATCTATTCCGTATCGCAAAAAATAAACCGGGCATTTTTAAAACAGAAAAAAACATCATCCACCCGGTTGGCAAAAAAGAGCTGAAAAAGCAGATACTTCAGGCTGATGTGCTTGGTGAAACATCTGATGGCAAACTGATTGTGCTCCTTGACTCTGAAAGAGCTCCCGATGTTATGCGCGAAATCGGACGGCTCCGGGAACTCACCTTCAGAAAAGTGGGAGAAGGGACCGGCAAGAGAATTGATCTTGATTACTTTGATAAAATCTACCGGCAGATTGTACTGTGGGATGATAGCGAGCTTGAAATTGCAGGAGCATACCGTATTGGCGAATGCAGCAGAATATACCCTGATCACAAGCTTTACGGTATATATTCAGCTTCACTTTTTACCTTTTCAGAAGAATTAACCGGCAAACTTCATGCTTCACTTGAGCTGGGCAGGAGTTTTGTTAATGCAAAATACTGGAACTCCCATGCTCTTGATTATCTATGGCAGGGTATAGGAAGCTATCTTGCAGTCAATCCGCAGATAAAATATCTTTTCGGACCGGTAAGTATCAGCAATGCATATCCTCAGGCGGCGAAGGAACTTCTGGTATTTTTTTTCAGGAAGTACTTCTCACCGGCTGACTCATCTGTGCTTGCCAAAAATCCGTTCTTCATCTCACCTGCGAAAGAGAAGGAACTTTCGGAGCTTTTCTCAACCGGTTATTACCGGGCAGATTTTCTTACTCTGAAAAATCAGCTGAAAATACTCGGCTTTTCCGTTCCAGTTCTCTTAAAACAATATACAGAGTTATGTGAGCCCGGCGGGGTTACGATTTATGATTTCAATATAGACCCCGATTTTGAGAACTGCATAGACGGTCTCATACTGGTTGAAGTTGAAAAGCTAAAAGAGCAGAAACGCGCGCGCTACATCAAATCCAGTTACACAAAAGCAGTTTAA
- a CDS encoding metallophosphoesterase: MRIAHISDLHLSHAFDKKLTGRVYKFLKHVSQRADHLVITGDISDNAEEEDFILFREMLSRLGLMDGNKTSVVIGNHDIFGGVIKAEDILNFPQRCRETDYQQKVGLFHSYLGELQTNCVYQGTRNGYPYAKLIEDSLVIGVNSIAEYSSLRNPFASNGEISDEQLIEIQTIFNEYSKYCKTKIILVHHHFNKMRYMTGSFTERIWMNIEKQTMKLRKKKKILEFFKQNGVNLILHGHFHQMHAYTRKSIEIANAGASIRNAGGQFQYNLIGAENGSVSISHKTKLIEIKKPQLLHIIAPAENLPGKIAIA; the protein is encoded by the coding sequence ATGAGAATAGCACATATATCAGACCTTCATCTCAGCCATGCATTTGATAAAAAGCTTACCGGAAGAGTTTACAAATTTCTGAAACATGTATCTCAGCGTGCTGATCACCTTGTCATCACCGGTGACATCTCAGACAATGCTGAAGAAGAAGATTTTATTCTTTTCAGGGAAATGCTCAGCCGGCTCGGGCTGATGGATGGCAATAAAACAAGCGTGGTTATAGGCAATCACGATATTTTCGGCGGAGTTATTAAAGCTGAGGATATTCTCAATTTCCCGCAAAGATGCCGCGAGACAGATTATCAGCAGAAAGTGGGGCTTTTTCATTCTTATCTGGGTGAACTTCAGACTAATTGCGTTTATCAGGGGACCAGAAATGGCTACCCCTATGCCAAACTTATTGAGGACAGCCTCGTTATAGGAGTTAATTCCATAGCTGAGTATTCCTCCCTGAGAAATCCGTTTGCTTCAAACGGAGAAATTTCAGACGAGCAGCTGATAGAAATTCAGACTATATTCAATGAATATTCAAAGTACTGCAAGACGAAGATAATTCTCGTTCATCACCATTTTAACAAAATGCGTTATATGACCGGCAGCTTTACTGAAAGAATCTGGATGAATATTGAAAAACAGACCATGAAGCTGAGGAAAAAGAAAAAGATTCTGGAATTCTTTAAGCAGAATGGAGTAAACCTGATATTGCACGGTCATTTTCATCAGATGCACGCTTACACGAGAAAGTCCATTGAAATAGCAAATGCCGGGGCAAGCATCCGGAATGCCGGGGGACAATTTCAGTATAACCTGATTGGTGCAGAAAACGGTTCGGTATCAATCAGCCATAAAACCAAACTGATCGAAATTAAAAAACCACAACTTCTTCATATAATTGCACCCGCGGAAAATCTGCCAGGCAAGATTGCAATTGCCTGA
- a CDS encoding LD-carboxypeptidase, which produces MKKPAALKEGDLITFISPSSKPFDMERIPRAVSYFEKKGYQVLVGKNVGKESGYLAGNDTERIDDIRQAFSNKQVKAVFCLRGGYGAPRLLKKLPYEKISGQARIFSGYSDITSLQMAFYTQSKFITFAGPMPAVDFHSEVDPVTEASFFRAITSGEKNLDILGEFPAHEAEFIGKGTAEGRLIGGNLALLTALAGSKYLPDFREKILFIEDVGEKPYRIDRMLNQFELMGELKKLNAIILGQFTDCEEEPDKPTLSIEEVFERYIYKLKIPVIRNFPHGHIKKNITLPVGAKVRIDFSKKKFTALEKVVS; this is translated from the coding sequence ATGAAAAAGCCAGCAGCACTGAAAGAAGGGGATCTGATTACCTTTATATCTCCATCCTCAAAACCGTTTGATATGGAGAGAATTCCCAGAGCCGTATCGTATTTTGAGAAAAAGGGCTATCAGGTGCTCGTTGGTAAAAATGTGGGGAAAGAGAGCGGATATCTGGCCGGAAATGATACGGAGCGGATTGATGATATCAGGCAGGCATTCAGCAATAAGCAGGTAAAAGCTGTGTTTTGCCTGAGGGGAGGGTATGGCGCTCCCCGGCTCCTTAAGAAACTACCCTACGAGAAAATATCCGGTCAGGCACGAATCTTTTCCGGTTACAGCGATATAACCTCACTCCAGATGGCGTTTTACACACAATCAAAGTTCATTACTTTTGCCGGACCAATGCCTGCGGTTGATTTCCATTCAGAAGTTGACCCGGTCACAGAAGCATCATTTTTCAGGGCAATAACTTCAGGTGAAAAAAATCTGGATATTCTGGGTGAATTTCCTGCCCATGAAGCGGAATTTATTGGAAAAGGCACCGCTGAAGGACGGCTGATCGGGGGTAATCTTGCACTGTTAACTGCCCTGGCAGGTTCTAAATACCTGCCCGATTTCAGGGAGAAAATCCTCTTTATTGAGGATGTTGGTGAAAAGCCCTACCGGATTGACCGGATGCTTAATCAGTTTGAACTAATGGGAGAACTGAAAAAGCTAAATGCCATAATCCTCGGTCAGTTTACCGATTGTGAAGAAGAACCGGATAAACCAACGCTTTCAATTGAAGAGGTATTTGAGCGGTATATCTACAAACTGAAAATTCCAGTAATAAGGAATTTCCCGCATGGTCATATAAAAAAGAATATTACTCTGCCCGTGGGCGCCAAAGTACGGATTGACTTCTCAAAAAAGAAGTTTACTGCCCTTGAGAAAGTAGTTTCCTGA
- a CDS encoding N-acetylmuramoyl-L-alanine amidase: MKNFKYFLIPLSLYILISVTGCAGTPASDELEFISREGWNALPPKPYASHVPERITVHHEGTKFDSSKGSPGNFLARVQKWGMGPDRNWSDIPYHYIIDYSGKVYEGRNVFTVGETGTEYDPTGHLLISLIGNFEVEETKEPQIRTLVKMLAMNCEKFNIPADSIRTHRDYAKTSCPGKNVYALFENGYIQSEVRKLLSQGQ; encoded by the coding sequence ATGAAAAACTTTAAGTATTTTCTTATACCGCTTTCTCTATATATCCTCATCAGTGTAACCGGCTGTGCGGGAACTCCCGCTTCAGATGAACTGGAATTCATCAGCCGTGAGGGGTGGAATGCCCTGCCCCCTAAACCTTACGCCTCACACGTGCCGGAGAGGATTACCGTGCACCATGAGGGAACAAAGTTCGACAGCAGCAAAGGCAGCCCGGGTAACTTTCTGGCCCGGGTGCAGAAATGGGGCATGGGCCCTGACAGAAACTGGTCAGATATCCCCTACCACTATATTATTGATTATTCCGGAAAAGTTTACGAAGGGCGAAATGTTTTTACCGTGGGAGAAACCGGTACAGAATATGACCCCACAGGTCATCTGCTAATCTCCCTGATTGGAAATTTCGAGGTCGAGGAAACCAAAGAACCCCAGATCAGAACTCTGGTAAAAATGCTCGCCATGAACTGCGAAAAATTTAATATACCGGCAGATTCAATCAGAACGCACCGGGACTATGCAAAAACAAGCTGTCCCGGTAAAAATGTCTATGCCCTGTTTGAAAACGGATATATACAGTCTGAGGTCAGGAAACTACTTTCTCAAGGGCAGTAA
- a CDS encoding T9SS type A sorting domain-containing protein, which yields MKKSFLLIILMILTVTGSAQEVLQGDITTNITLTSNKTYLLRGFVRVQSGATLTIQPGTVIFGENSTQGSLIVKPGGKLIANGTATQPIVFTSEFAKQGSTRQPTYGDWGGIILLGNAPINVPGGTASIEGPGDSYGGSDPNDNSGSLRYVRIEYPGIAFSPNNEINGITFGGVGSGTVVEHIQVSYSGDDSFEWFGGNVNGKYLIAYRGWDDDFDTDFGFSGKLQYLLAVRDPLIADQSQSNGFESDNDGSGSGNTPLTAPTWFNVTMVGPKVTDTTTVNSLYRRGMHLRRNSQNKISNALIMGWPTGVLLDRSGTINGAINGTNYIKNSIIAGATSKAIDTTGSPNLSWDPVAWFTTTNSGRIFTSNSGAGITDPFNLNAPNFMPKAGSPALTGAITPPADGFFDPNGGLHVGAFGITDWTQGWANWLSGAGYILTDVKDKDLVSGSTVTDYALSQNYPNPFNPSTVISFSLPEASEVVLKVYNALGQEVAVLANTDFSAGQHSVTFNGSQLSSGIYFYSLIANNQIITKKMTLIK from the coding sequence ATGAAGAAATCTTTCTTGCTCATTATCTTAATGATCCTAACTGTAACCGGTTCGGCTCAGGAGGTATTGCAGGGTGATATAACAACCAATATTACTCTGACTTCTAATAAGACCTATCTGCTTCGCGGGTTTGTACGCGTTCAGTCAGGTGCCACACTTACCATACAGCCGGGCACGGTTATCTTTGGTGAGAACTCAACCCAGGGTTCACTTATCGTAAAACCAGGCGGAAAGCTGATTGCCAACGGTACAGCAACCCAGCCGATTGTATTCACCTCAGAATTCGCAAAGCAGGGATCCACCCGTCAGCCAACCTACGGCGACTGGGGCGGAATCATCCTTCTTGGCAATGCACCGATTAACGTACCGGGCGGTACTGCATCTATTGAAGGCCCGGGCGACAGCTACGGCGGAAGTGATCCGAACGATAACAGCGGAAGCCTGCGTTATGTAAGAATTGAATACCCCGGTATTGCATTCTCACCGAACAACGAAATCAATGGTATTACTTTCGGAGGAGTTGGATCAGGAACAGTAGTTGAACATATACAGGTAAGCTACTCAGGAGACGATTCATTCGAATGGTTTGGCGGAAATGTAAACGGAAAATATCTTATTGCATACCGCGGATGGGATGATGACTTTGATACCGATTTCGGATTCTCAGGAAAGCTTCAGTATCTGCTTGCAGTAAGAGATCCTCTTATTGCAGATCAGTCACAGTCAAACGGCTTTGAATCAGACAACGACGGTTCAGGTTCAGGCAACACCCCTCTTACTGCACCAACCTGGTTCAATGTAACCATGGTAGGTCCTAAAGTAACTGATACCACCACGGTAAACAGCCTTTACAGAAGAGGTATGCATCTGAGAAGAAATTCACAGAACAAGATCAGCAATGCGCTTATCATGGGCTGGCCAACCGGCGTACTGCTTGACAGAAGCGGAACCATCAACGGTGCTATCAACGGAACCAATTATATAAAGAACAGCATCATTGCCGGAGCAACATCCAAGGCAATTGACACAACCGGTTCACCGAATCTTTCATGGGATCCGGTAGCATGGTTTACCACAACCAACTCAGGCAGAATCTTTACTTCAAACTCAGGAGCAGGGATCACTGATCCGTTCAACCTGAATGCGCCGAACTTCATGCCTAAGGCAGGTTCACCTGCACTGACCGGAGCAATTACACCGCCTGCAGACGGATTCTTTGATCCAAATGGCGGACTCCACGTTGGAGCATTTGGTATCACTGACTGGACTCAGGGATGGGCTAACTGGCTCTCAGGTGCAGGATATATCCTTACCGATGTAAAGGATAAGGATCTCGTTTCAGGCAGCACGGTTACTGACTATGCACTCAGCCAGAACTATCCTAATCCGTTCAACCCTTCAACCGTTATTTCTTTCTCACTGCCTGAAGCTTCAGAAGTAGTACTGAAAGTATATAACGCTCTTGGTCAGGAAGTAGCTGTACTTGCAAATACTGATTTCTCAGCAGGTCAGCACTCAGTAACCTTTAACGGTTCACAGCTTTCAAGCGGAATCTATTTCTATAGTCTGATCGCGAACAATCAGATCATCACTAAGAAAATGACGCTTATTAAATAA
- a CDS encoding glycosyltransferase family 9 protein gives MPKEAQSCKRFNGYKPCFGDHNCWEDGCKDHIPVGAKILIINLDAMGDVVMTTARLPGLKRKFPDSTIYWITLKIAAPLLQNNPLIDKVLPYDFESLSILQSMEFDYVMCSDKSQRSCAILNLVPGKHKLGFGLDPNGKIIPLNKGAEYNFRLGMDDHFKFRENTRTGQDYLAETFEIDFVNDEYILNLSEQEIAYFHEYRQKVKISEDDFVIGFNTGCSELFPNKKMTVEQHQNLLYSFLKYPDVKIALFGGPEDTQRNLQIAAPFGDKVINTPSTDGVRKGIVYENLADVVITGDSFGMHLAIGLKKFVIAWFGLSCWTEIDLYGRGVKLFPEDLFCAPCWKKSCPYNLECIQMIDLDRIVNETMNYYNSGAWKEAKNLNQAYLKKDS, from the coding sequence ATGCCAAAAGAAGCACAATCCTGTAAACGATTCAACGGCTATAAACCCTGTTTTGGTGATCATAACTGCTGGGAAGACGGCTGCAAAGACCACATTCCGGTCGGTGCAAAAATCCTTATAATCAATCTTGATGCAATGGGAGATGTGGTAATGACCACTGCCCGGCTGCCGGGGCTGAAGCGCAAGTTCCCTGATTCAACCATCTACTGGATCACTCTGAAAATAGCAGCTCCCCTGCTTCAGAATAATCCTCTTATAGATAAAGTGCTTCCGTATGATTTTGAATCCCTTTCGATATTGCAGTCAATGGAGTTCGATTATGTGATGTGTTCGGATAAATCGCAGAGATCATGCGCGATACTTAACCTTGTCCCCGGCAAACACAAACTCGGATTCGGGCTTGATCCGAACGGAAAAATTATTCCGCTGAATAAGGGGGCTGAGTATAACTTCCGGCTCGGTATGGATGATCATTTTAAGTTCCGGGAAAATACCCGGACAGGGCAGGATTATCTCGCCGAAACATTCGAAATTGATTTCGTTAACGATGAGTATATACTCAATCTCTCTGAACAGGAAATTGCATATTTCCATGAATACCGGCAGAAAGTAAAGATAAGTGAGGATGATTTTGTAATCGGATTCAACACCGGCTGTTCGGAACTTTTCCCGAACAAAAAAATGACCGTCGAACAGCATCAGAATCTTCTCTACTCGTTTCTGAAATATCCGGATGTTAAAATTGCCCTGTTTGGCGGGCCTGAGGATACGCAAAGAAATCTGCAAATAGCCGCTCCTTTCGGAGATAAAGTGATAAATACACCATCCACAGACGGGGTTAGGAAGGGTATCGTTTATGAAAACCTGGCTGATGTGGTGATTACTGGAGACTCCTTCGGGATGCATCTTGCAATCGGATTAAAAAAATTCGTCATTGCATGGTTCGGTCTTAGCTGCTGGACTGAAATAGATTTATACGGCAGAGGCGTGAAACTTTTCCCCGAAGATCTTTTCTGTGCCCCTTGCTGGAAAAAAAGCTGTCCGTATAATCTGGAGTGCATTCAGATGATTGATCTTGACCGCATTGTAAACGAGACTATGAATTATTACAACAGCGGTGCCTGGAAGGAAGCAAAAAACCTTAATCAGGCTTATCTGAAGAAGGACTCCTGA
- the ispE gene encoding 4-(cytidine 5'-diphospho)-2-C-methyl-D-erythritol kinase: MKREAHAKINLGLNIVKKRDDGFHDIETLFIPIKLHDILTFTKSDTAEFTSSAPRLTPSPEDNLIMKAMRLTERITRKPLPVKIHLEKLIPTGAGLGGGSSDAATTIMALNELFQLKIEKKVMEKMALALGSDVPFFLKPYPSLGEGRGEILTEIKLSLAAYYLLLVNPGIHVPTGWAYSKVTPRRPEKSLTSLISKQHIHLTELTPWLSNDFELPVFESHPEVKELKDTMKNSGAIYTQMSGSGSSVFGLFESAEAVDQCILEINPMYFIYHEKL; the protein is encoded by the coding sequence ATAAAACGCGAAGCTCATGCAAAAATTAATCTCGGGCTTAACATTGTAAAAAAGCGCGATGACGGTTTTCATGATATTGAAACACTCTTCATCCCCATAAAGCTGCATGATATACTGACCTTTACAAAGAGTGATACTGCAGAGTTCACCTCATCCGCGCCCCGGCTGACACCCTCACCGGAAGACAACCTCATTATGAAGGCAATGCGGCTGACTGAACGGATAACCAGAAAACCGCTTCCTGTGAAGATTCATCTTGAAAAACTTATACCCACCGGAGCCGGTCTTGGCGGAGGAAGTTCTGATGCCGCAACAACTATTATGGCATTGAATGAACTTTTTCAGCTGAAGATTGAGAAAAAAGTAATGGAAAAAATGGCATTGGCACTGGGGAGTGATGTACCTTTTTTTCTTAAACCCTATCCCTCACTTGGGGAAGGACGCGGTGAAATTCTTACGGAGATTAAGTTATCACTTGCAGCATATTATCTGCTTCTGGTTAATCCTGGTATTCATGTTCCTACCGGATGGGCATATTCCAAGGTTACCCCGCGCCGGCCGGAAAAAAGTCTTACATCCCTTATATCGAAACAGCATATTCATCTGACGGAACTGACTCCATGGCTGAGTAATGACTTCGAACTTCCTGTATTTGAGAGTCATCCGGAAGTAAAAGAACTGAAGGATACGATGAAGAACTCAGGAGCTATATATACTCAGATGAGCGGCTCCGGATCTTCAGTATTCGGATTGTTTGAGTCAGCCGAGGCAGTTGACCAGTGTATTTTAGAAATTAATCCCATGTACTTTATTTACCATGAAAAACTTTAA
- a CDS encoding TonB-dependent receptor yields the protein MSKHVFAALLIMVFIAGNITAQNKGSITGKITDKQNNEELIGANILVSGTSIGASTDIDGIYAVKNLDPGVYELKVSYISYQTLVIKDVQVEAGKETRLNISMVSSATQLEEVVVTAEAMRNSEAAVLKIQKNSINIVDGISAELIKKNNSSDGTDILKTMTGVTISEGKYAYIRGIGDRYNNTLLNGANLPSTDPEKKSFSYDIFPASLIENVVTAKTFTPDKPADFSGGLVQIQTLEFPQSFFWDFSYSAGYNQSNNLAVFKGYQSGASDWLGQDDGTRSLPSLVPDFKLTPGNFSGMNADSALRVIGLGFKNNWDLKDTKSMVNGSYKLSIGDKYEFGGNTLGLVGSLSYASSFDVKNLEKSAYTYEGLRYEYSGSTYNYSVVWGALANISFKTSTNDKISFKNIYNQSGDDEVTLYKGDYYAYSQYRETNNLKFVSRILRSHQLIGEHRFNLLNGINLEWNTNFAKSFRDEPDNRRYIYSKNNDDPEEPLRFQLDQSLASRFFSDLEDENTGANISITMKPFAERNMPTVKFGAGYDDKGRSFNARSFGFKNIPGGNFFREDTILQRSVEEIFKPENFDNRFIQIVEITKPSDSYSSEQSVFASYMMFDWEVIDKVRLIFGARLENSQQRLMSRSQTDQPVEINNNNSDLLPAVSITYLFNDITNFRFAYSKTLARPEFRELAPFSYFDFLANELVIGNESLRRTMISNFDFRYELFMGPGELLALSVYYKSFTDPIEQILTASSALEPIRSYKNADKAENYGFEMELRKSLGFISDYLSNFSLVGNLSLISSKITLGNSGVEGFQTSERPLQGQANYILNAGLYYDDYQNGINSSLTFNKVGDRISKVGTTDIGDIIQKSRDQIDFSFSKRIFKNFAVKAVVKDILAQDYNFVQKTPFGEKVVEEYNTDMSFSLGLSLAF from the coding sequence ATGTCAAAGCATGTTTTTGCGGCATTGCTGATTATGGTTTTTATAGCCGGCAATATAACCGCACAAAATAAAGGTTCAATAACCGGAAAGATCACCGATAAGCAGAATAATGAGGAACTTATCGGGGCTAATATTCTGGTTTCCGGAACCTCCATCGGTGCCTCAACCGATATTGATGGCATTTATGCTGTCAAAAATCTTGATCCGGGAGTGTATGAGTTAAAAGTTTCTTACATCTCTTACCAGACACTGGTGATCAAGGACGTTCAAGTGGAAGCAGGAAAGGAAACCCGCCTGAATATCTCCATGGTTTCATCAGCAACACAGCTTGAGGAAGTAGTGGTTACCGCTGAAGCTATGAGAAATTCAGAAGCTGCTGTGCTTAAAATTCAGAAAAACTCCATCAATATTGTTGACGGAATCAGCGCTGAACTCATTAAAAAGAATAACAGCAGCGATGGAACAGATATTCTTAAGACGATGACGGGCGTTACCATTTCTGAAGGGAAATATGCCTATATACGGGGAATAGGGGACCGGTATAATAATACTCTTCTGAATGGTGCAAACCTTCCCTCAACCGATCCTGAGAAGAAAAGTTTCTCGTACGATATTTTTCCCGCAAGTCTTATCGAAAATGTTGTAACAGCAAAAACTTTCACACCAGATAAACCTGCTGACTTTTCAGGAGGACTGGTACAGATTCAGACTCTGGAATTTCCTCAGTCCTTTTTCTGGGATTTTTCCTATTCAGCCGGTTACAACCAGTCAAATAATCTTGCAGTATTTAAAGGATATCAGTCCGGTGCCAGCGACTGGCTCGGACAGGATGACGGCACAAGAAGTCTGCCATCGTTAGTCCCGGACTTCAAACTGACACCCGGAAATTTTTCCGGTATGAATGCTGACAGCGCCCTCAGGGTAATTGGGCTTGGTTTTAAGAATAACTGGGATCTGAAAGACACAAAATCCATGGTCAATGGCAGTTATAAACTGAGTATTGGTGATAAATATGAGTTTGGCGGAAATACTCTTGGTCTTGTCGGTTCACTTTCTTACGCGAGTTCATTTGATGTGAAGAATCTTGAAAAAAGCGCATATACTTACGAAGGCCTGCGCTACGAATACAGCGGTTCAACCTACAACTATTCAGTTGTCTGGGGAGCGCTTGCGAACATAAGCTTCAAGACTTCAACCAACGATAAAATCAGCTTTAAGAATATCTATAATCAGAGCGGTGATGATGAAGTTACCCTCTATAAGGGCGACTACTATGCATACAGCCAGTACCGGGAGACCAATAACCTGAAGTTTGTATCCAGAATACTCCGCTCACATCAGCTTATCGGTGAACACCGTTTTAACCTGCTGAACGGCATTAATCTTGAGTGGAATACAAACTTTGCGAAGTCATTCCGCGATGAGCCGGATAACAGAAGATATATCTATTCAAAGAATAATGATGATCCTGAAGAACCGCTCCGCTTTCAGCTTGATCAGTCGCTCGCTTCCCGCTTTTTCTCTGATCTGGAAGATGAAAATACCGGGGCTAACATTAGCATCACGATGAAACCGTTTGCTGAAAGAAATATGCCCACAGTTAAGTTTGGTGCCGGGTATGATGATAAGGGCCGCTCTTTTAATGCCCGCAGTTTCGGATTTAAGAATATACCGGGAGGAAACTTTTTCCGTGAGGATACCATTCTGCAGCGCTCAGTTGAAGAGATATTCAAACCGGAAAATTTTGATAACAGATTCATTCAGATTGTTGAAATAACAAAGCCGTCAGACAGTTATTCATCCGAGCAAAGTGTGTTTGCATCATATATGATGTTTGACTGGGAAGTGATTGATAAAGTGCGCCTGATTTTTGGTGCCCGTCTTGAAAACTCCCAGCAGCGCCTGATGTCAAGATCCCAGACTGATCAGCCGGTTGAAATCAATAATAACAATTCCGATTTACTTCCTGCTGTAAGCATTACCTATCTGTTTAATGATATTACCAACTTCCGCTTTGCTTATTCTAAGACACTGGCCCGTCCGGAATTCAGGGAACTCGCACCTTTCAGTTACTTTGACTTTTTGGCAAATGAGCTGGTGATTGGCAATGAGTCACTACGCAGAACAATGATCAGCAACTTTGATTTCCGGTATGAGCTCTTTATGGGACCGGGAGAACTGCTTGCTCTCAGTGTCTATTATAAATCATTTACTGATCCTATAGAGCAGATTCTCACTGCATCTTCTGCACTTGAGCCGATCCGCTCATATAAGAACGCAGATAAAGCAGAAAATTATGGCTTTGAGATGGAACTGCGTAAATCACTCGGTTTTATATCCGACTATTTATCAAACTTTTCGCTTGTAGGAAATCTGAGTCTGATCTCTTCCAAAATTACTCTTGGTAATTCAGGTGTTGAAGGATTTCAGACAAGCGAGCGTCCGCTTCAGGGACAGGCAAATTACATTCTGAACGCCGGACTCTACTATGATGATTATCAGAACGGTATTAATTCTTCACTGACCTTTAATAAAGTTGGTGACAGAATCAGTAAAGTGGGCACAACTGATATCGGTGATATCATTCAGAAATCCAGAGATCAGATTGACTTTTCCTTTTCCAAAAGGATATTTAAGAATTTTGCTGTAAAAGCAGTTGTTAAAGATATTCTGGCTCAGGACTACAATTTCGTCCAGAAAACTCCGTTTGGCGAAAAAGTGGTCGAAGAGTACAACACCGATATGAGTTTTTCTCTAGGATTAAGTTTAGCATTCTAA